A genomic window from Fibrobacterota bacterium includes:
- a CDS encoding alginate lyase family protein, which yields MHRITSLLAGILLCASPSAAAMTFTHPGGVDGKAELDFVKAKVKAGAQPWTAEYAKVRTLSNRGPSPLEFINSSGNDANLSRDDAKSAYANALLWSYSGDEMFAKRSIDMLNAWSILQGFNAGTEQDRLQAGWIGALFAPAAEIMLGYPGWSAQDIENFRAMFKRAFYPQLNTASTWNGNVDLTQIDAMMNIAVFNEDETEFNLGLHRLQKRNPAYFYLSADGGIPSVAGDGNDSDKFWSSPAKWVDGLTQESCRDQGHHSQFALASALRAAEVAWHQGVDVYTENTARYTAALELLGTQIATGDMQGTCATNTTTADRYSTFEIGYNHYHNRKGIELPNTLKAITQEIRPKGKSDWNIFYETLTHGDLGELGSTIPLRRLGRSVELEATIREGSIVIRTSIPRTVTLSVRSTDGRESKSQELSLEAGASKTVELLTSDSPRGLHLVCLRSADQRTTLKVVR from the coding sequence ATGCATCGGATCACAAGCCTACTTGCGGGGATACTCCTTTGCGCGAGCCCCAGCGCCGCCGCCATGACCTTTACGCATCCGGGTGGCGTGGACGGGAAAGCCGAGCTCGACTTCGTCAAAGCCAAAGTCAAGGCCGGGGCCCAACCGTGGACCGCCGAGTACGCGAAGGTCCGGACCCTGAGCAACCGTGGTCCTTCCCCGTTGGAATTCATCAACTCCAGCGGCAACGACGCCAACCTGTCCAGGGACGACGCCAAGAGCGCCTACGCCAACGCGCTGCTTTGGTCCTACTCGGGCGACGAAATGTTCGCCAAACGCTCGATCGACATGCTCAACGCCTGGTCCATCCTGCAAGGATTCAACGCGGGGACCGAACAAGACCGGTTGCAGGCGGGATGGATCGGCGCCCTGTTCGCGCCGGCCGCCGAGATCATGCTCGGCTACCCGGGATGGAGCGCACAGGACATCGAGAACTTCCGGGCCATGTTCAAACGGGCCTTCTATCCGCAGCTGAACACCGCCTCCACTTGGAACGGCAACGTGGATTTGACGCAGATCGACGCCATGATGAACATCGCCGTCTTCAACGAAGACGAGACGGAATTCAACCTGGGACTGCATCGCCTGCAAAAGCGAAACCCCGCCTACTTCTACCTCTCCGCCGACGGCGGCATCCCGTCCGTGGCCGGCGACGGAAACGATTCGGACAAATTCTGGTCAAGCCCCGCCAAATGGGTGGACGGCCTGACGCAGGAATCCTGCCGCGACCAAGGCCACCACTCGCAATTCGCACTGGCCTCCGCCTTGCGCGCCGCGGAAGTGGCCTGGCACCAGGGAGTGGATGTCTACACGGAAAACACCGCGCGCTACACCGCAGCGCTGGAACTCCTTGGTACCCAGATCGCCACCGGCGACATGCAGGGAACCTGCGCGACGAACACCACCACCGCCGACCGCTATTCCACCTTCGAGATCGGCTACAACCACTACCACAACCGCAAGGGCATCGAACTCCCGAACACCTTGAAGGCGATCACCCAGGAAATCCGCCCCAAGGGCAAGTCCGACTGGAACATCTTCTACGAAACCCTGACCCATGGCGACTTGGGCGAATTGGGATCGACGATCCCTCTCCGCCGGTTGGGACGTTCCGTCGAACTCGAAGCGACGATCCGCGAAGGCTCGATCGTCATCCGGACCTCGATCCCTCGAACCGTGACGCTGTCGGTCCGATCGACCGACGGCAGGGAATCGAAGAGTCAGGAACTGTCGCTGGAGGCGGGTGCGTCGAAAACGGTCGAGCTCCTGACCTCCGATTCGCCGAGGGGACTGCATCTGGTCTGCCTGCGATCTGCCGACCAGCGAACCACCCTCAAAGTGGTTCGCTGA
- a CDS encoding TIGR00266 family protein: MPTFSIIGEDDPFLHASLAQGESIWCESDAMVMMEANLDLTGRMQGGVMQSLFRRLTNGESFFQQCIKAERGPGDCLLSPTLPGAVQILDVGTRQYCLADGAYVAATSTVQVTARMQSIGNALFAGSGGFFIGETSGTGQLVVSGFGSVFTLDVVPGKEIVIDNGHVVAWDRTLQYRISASTNQSSGMLGNLVNSMTSGEGMVLRFSGQGKVVVCSRNRGSFVTWLASKISPRS; the protein is encoded by the coding sequence ATGCCGACCTTCTCGATCATTGGTGAAGACGATCCATTCCTCCACGCCTCCCTCGCCCAGGGCGAGTCCATCTGGTGCGAATCCGATGCGATGGTGATGATGGAAGCCAATCTCGACTTGACCGGTCGCATGCAGGGCGGCGTCATGCAATCGCTGTTTCGGCGACTGACCAATGGCGAGTCGTTTTTCCAGCAGTGCATCAAGGCGGAGCGTGGGCCTGGCGACTGCCTGCTTTCTCCCACCTTGCCGGGTGCCGTGCAAATCTTGGATGTCGGCACTCGCCAATATTGCCTGGCGGATGGGGCCTACGTGGCCGCCACCTCCACCGTGCAGGTGACCGCGCGCATGCAAAGCATTGGAAACGCCCTGTTCGCCGGATCGGGAGGCTTTTTCATCGGAGAAACTTCCGGGACCGGACAGTTGGTGGTCTCCGGATTCGGTTCGGTATTCACGCTCGACGTGGTTCCCGGCAAGGAGATCGTGATCGACAACGGCCACGTGGTGGCCTGGGATCGCACGCTCCAATACCGCATTTCCGCCTCCACCAACCAGAGCTCGGGAATGCTCGGGAACCTGGTGAACTCGATGACCAGCGGCGAAGGAATGGTGTTGCGGTTTTCCGGCCAGGGCAAGGTCGTGGTCTGCTCGCGAAACCGCGGCAGCTTCGTCACCTGGTTGGCTTCCAAGATCTCGCCGCGCTCGTGA
- a CDS encoding cysteine protease StiP family protein — translation MAENSFCGSYRPEDCVFLLKPISLESVSVEEKERLIQSGKRHYSQMITAEKAPSEAYLRLFDQAMDRNGDRLAQDLLVLAREMDRNMVGPITLVSLARAGTPIGALLGRLLRSRFSRDCLHYSVSIVRDRGVDHNALAHILRTGRPDTSVVFVDGWTGKGTISRELTESVSVFNGANGTRIDAGVWTVADLSGSAAVSATGEDYLVPSSILNSTVSGLVSRTILHEDHVGPLDFHGCLHYRQFETIDRSNWFLDTIERRATAISMDALPEPLRVDSARSSSLRDAMESMLGNLAGRFPSAANRHFVKPGIGESTRVLLRRVPQRLLLSEPEHPEAEHLRMLAREKNVPMEIDPALPVKAVALIRELD, via the coding sequence ATGGCTGAAAATTCGTTCTGCGGCTCCTATCGCCCTGAAGATTGCGTGTTTCTGCTCAAGCCGATTTCCCTGGAGTCGGTTTCCGTGGAAGAAAAAGAGCGTCTGATCCAGTCCGGGAAGCGGCACTATTCGCAGATGATCACGGCGGAAAAGGCTCCCTCCGAGGCGTATCTTCGACTGTTCGACCAGGCCATGGACCGCAATGGCGACCGTTTGGCCCAGGACCTCCTGGTGCTGGCGCGCGAAATGGATCGCAACATGGTTGGACCGATCACTCTGGTGTCCTTGGCGCGGGCGGGAACGCCGATCGGGGCATTGCTGGGGCGTCTTCTGCGAAGCAGGTTCTCCCGGGATTGCTTGCATTATTCCGTCAGCATCGTGCGGGACCGGGGCGTGGACCACAACGCCCTCGCGCACATCCTGCGCACGGGACGCCCTGACACTTCCGTAGTGTTCGTGGATGGTTGGACGGGAAAGGGGACCATCTCCCGTGAATTGACGGAATCTGTCTCGGTGTTCAATGGTGCGAACGGAACGCGCATCGATGCCGGGGTCTGGACGGTCGCGGACCTTTCCGGTAGCGCCGCGGTGTCGGCCACCGGCGAGGATTACCTGGTTCCATCGTCCATCCTCAATTCCACCGTGTCAGGATTGGTGAGCCGCACCATCCTGCACGAAGACCACGTGGGGCCTCTGGATTTCCATGGATGTCTGCACTATCGCCAATTCGAAACGATCGATCGGTCCAACTGGTTTCTGGACACCATCGAACGCCGCGCGACCGCCATCTCCATGGATGCCTTGCCGGAACCGCTGCGCGTCGACAGCGCGCGGTCCTCTTCCCTGCGCGACGCGATGGAATCGATGTTGGGAAATCTGGCGGGTCGTTTTCCGTCCGCCGCAAACCGCCACTTCGTGAAGCCGGGGATCGGTGAATCCACCCGCGTCCTGCTGCGCCGAGTTCCCCAGAGGCTTCTGCTTTCCGAGCCCGAGCATCCGGAAGCCGAACATCTGCGGATGCTGGCTCGCGAAAAGAACGTTCCCATGGAGATCGATCCCGCACTGCCGGTCAAGGCGGTGGCCTTGATCCGGGAGCTGGACTAG
- a CDS encoding HpcH/HpaI aldolase/citrate lyase family protein translates to MLDARQVGACLYVPAVRDLDAVVRGERLAEIASVIFCTEDSIDESDLPRALENIRGALAQLEPTPGRHRFVRVRNPWVLDRVLEMPGSERLSGFVLPKVHAGNFPEYWSRLERTSHAFMPTLETREAFSEAAMVALREKLSDDKIRRRVACLRIGGNDLLSLLGLRRPRGKTVYQTPVGDVIARLVTWFRPWGFQLAAPVFEYLDDAGTLAEELEIDRDWGLCPKAAIHPDQVARIEEFYRVHRSELDAAVRILEAGSRAVFRFQDSMCEPATHLNWARTVVMAADRFGTRTADPVDAA, encoded by the coding sequence ATTCTCGACGCCCGCCAGGTCGGGGCTTGCCTGTACGTGCCGGCCGTCCGCGACCTTGATGCGGTGGTGCGGGGTGAACGGCTCGCGGAGATCGCTTCGGTCATATTTTGTACCGAAGATTCGATCGACGAATCCGATCTGCCCCGCGCGCTGGAAAACATCCGCGGCGCCCTGGCCCAGCTGGAACCCACTCCCGGCCGTCATCGGTTCGTGCGGGTGCGCAATCCCTGGGTGCTGGACCGCGTGCTGGAAATGCCCGGATCCGAACGATTGTCCGGATTCGTGCTTCCCAAGGTCCATGCCGGGAATTTCCCCGAGTACTGGTCGCGGCTGGAGCGCACCTCGCACGCGTTCATGCCCACGCTGGAGACCCGCGAGGCGTTCAGCGAAGCCGCGATGGTGGCGTTGCGCGAAAAGCTCTCTGATGACAAAATCCGTCGGCGCGTGGCCTGCCTGCGGATCGGAGGCAACGACCTCCTGTCGCTGTTGGGATTGCGACGCCCTCGCGGCAAGACCGTCTACCAGACGCCGGTGGGGGATGTCATCGCCCGCCTGGTGACGTGGTTTAGGCCTTGGGGTTTCCAGCTGGCCGCTCCGGTTTTCGAGTACCTGGACGACGCGGGGACCCTCGCGGAGGAATTGGAGATCGATCGCGACTGGGGGCTGTGCCCCAAGGCGGCGATCCACCCGGACCAGGTGGCCCGCATCGAGGAATTCTACCGGGTGCACCGCTCCGAACTGGATGCGGCGGTGCGCATCCTGGAAGCCGGGTCGCGCGCCGTGTTCCGGTTCCAGGATTCCATGTGCGAACCCGCCACGCATCTCAACTGGGCGCGAACGGTGGTGATGGCCGCGGACCGGTTCGGTACGCGGACCGCCGACCCCGTCGACGCCGCTTGA
- a CDS encoding TerD family protein, translating to MAIELQKGGNVNLNKEAPGLKRIHLGLGWDVRATDGAAFDLDASAFLLTAAGKVRGDHDFIFYNQPKSAEGAVEHQGDNRTGAGDGDDEVVIIDLSKVPADVDKVAVCVTIHDAEAKRQNFGMIAKAYVRCLNADSNAEIVRYDLSEDYSVETALTFGEIYRNGTDWKFRAVGQGFAGGLGALAKSFGVAI from the coding sequence ATGGCGATTGAACTTCAAAAGGGCGGCAACGTCAACCTGAACAAGGAAGCTCCCGGCCTCAAGAGGATCCATCTCGGACTGGGTTGGGATGTGCGTGCCACCGACGGCGCCGCGTTCGACCTCGATGCGTCCGCTTTTCTTCTGACGGCTGCCGGCAAGGTGCGCGGCGACCACGACTTCATCTTCTACAACCAGCCCAAGTCGGCCGAAGGCGCTGTGGAACACCAGGGCGACAACCGCACCGGTGCCGGCGACGGCGACGACGAAGTTGTGATCATCGATCTGTCCAAGGTGCCTGCCGATGTGGACAAGGTCGCCGTGTGCGTGACCATCCACGACGCGGAAGCCAAGCGCCAGAATTTCGGCATGATTGCCAAGGCCTACGTCCGTTGCCTGAACGCCGACTCCAACGCAGAGATCGTGCGCTACGACTTGTCCGAAGATTACAGCGTGGAAACCGCTTTGACCTTCGGTGAGATCTACCGCAACGGCACCGACTGGAAGTTCCGCGCCGTCGGGCAGGGATTCGCGGGCGGTCTGGGTGCGCTGGCGAAGAGTTTCGGCGTCGCCATCTAA
- a CDS encoding haloacid dehalogenase, which translates to MNLQTFVFVDLDDTLFQTLGKCTSKDRLEPVGFLKSGEPLSFSNERQRAFLDAMRAIGTVIPTTARDLDALGRVKLEFSHAKIAAHGAVVVAPDGTLDAHWAAKVQVWSDGSRGMLEDLLERVRFQVESEGLDLRVRLVGEQDQVHYFLAKSRTGDLAHLDLLERQFLAANAGSELRVHRNGNNLALLPSWLGKEFAVQWVKDTYLPPEALFLGVGDSLTDLPYMRSCDFLVIPARSQIVRERLDDGIDG; encoded by the coding sequence ATGAATCTCCAGACCTTCGTGTTCGTCGATCTGGACGACACCCTGTTCCAGACCTTGGGCAAGTGCACCTCCAAGGATCGGCTGGAACCTGTTGGGTTCTTGAAAAGCGGAGAACCCTTGAGCTTTTCCAACGAGCGCCAACGGGCGTTTTTGGACGCGATGCGCGCCATCGGGACGGTGATCCCCACCACCGCCCGAGACTTGGATGCGCTCGGTCGCGTGAAGCTGGAGTTTTCGCACGCGAAGATCGCCGCGCATGGCGCGGTGGTGGTCGCGCCGGATGGAACTTTGGATGCCCATTGGGCGGCCAAGGTGCAAGTCTGGTCGGACGGATCGCGTGGGATGCTCGAAGACCTCTTGGAGAGGGTGCGATTCCAGGTGGAATCCGAAGGTCTGGATCTGCGGGTGCGGTTGGTGGGCGAGCAGGACCAAGTCCACTACTTCCTGGCCAAAAGCCGCACGGGCGACCTGGCCCACTTGGATCTGTTGGAACGTCAGTTTCTGGCAGCGAATGCCGGATCGGAACTGCGGGTCCATCGCAACGGAAACAACCTGGCGCTTCTGCCTTCCTGGCTGGGGAAGGAATTCGCCGTGCAGTGGGTGAAGGACACCTATTTGCCTCCGGAGGCCCTCTTTCTGGGGGTGGGCGACAGTCTGACCGATCTGCCCTACATGCGATCGTGCGACTTCCTGGTGATTCCCGCCCGCTCGCAAATCGTACGGGAACGACTGGACGACGGGATCGATGGCTGA
- a CDS encoding ATP-grasp domain-containing protein, which translates to MSKLKIWLNKGFASAWHLSRSIREADTSGMFSLLVSHDDERFPAFELADECFPDFSTSDSDAYALWALEVCKSRRVDLFWPTRGCRAVARIKSQFEAVGTRLMICAESDVLDLLDHKGEFLDSLAGSGLPLGAYRRVRDLEGFKQAYQELSSEGGRLCLKPCKGIYGQGFRILGAPDDLDHSHRGNATDLESLENLFSDPEVSEQLLMAYLPGPEYSVDCLAHRGKLVCCTIRRKGKATRSWQYVCDDPGLREQAAVLAERFSLDGQFNAQFRCLDGVPVVLEINARPSGGIRYALTAGTPYPYWALRLALGADPASVPTPRTDFWVGEVREAVVLDRLAEVP; encoded by the coding sequence TTGTCAAAGTTGAAGATCTGGCTGAACAAGGGGTTCGCCTCGGCCTGGCATTTGTCGCGCTCCATCCGGGAAGCCGACACGTCGGGGATGTTTTCCCTCCTGGTGAGCCACGACGACGAACGGTTTCCGGCATTCGAGCTGGCCGACGAGTGTTTTCCCGATTTCTCCACATCCGATTCCGACGCCTACGCGTTGTGGGCGCTGGAGGTGTGCAAGAGCCGTCGGGTGGACCTGTTCTGGCCCACACGGGGATGCCGGGCGGTGGCCCGCATCAAATCGCAGTTCGAGGCCGTCGGCACCCGGCTCATGATCTGCGCCGAGTCCGACGTGTTGGATCTGTTGGACCACAAGGGCGAGTTCCTGGACAGCCTGGCTGGTTCTGGCTTGCCGTTGGGAGCCTACCGGCGGGTTCGTGATCTGGAAGGATTCAAGCAGGCTTACCAGGAATTGTCATCCGAAGGCGGGCGCCTGTGCCTGAAGCCCTGCAAGGGGATCTACGGGCAGGGTTTCCGCATCCTCGGCGCGCCCGACGACCTGGACCACAGCCACCGCGGCAACGCCACGGATCTGGAAAGCCTGGAAAACCTGTTTTCCGATCCGGAGGTTTCCGAGCAGCTTCTGATGGCGTATCTGCCGGGTCCTGAATACAGCGTGGATTGCCTGGCGCACCGCGGGAAGCTGGTGTGCTGCACCATCCGTCGCAAGGGCAAGGCCACGCGCAGCTGGCAGTACGTTTGTGATGACCCCGGGCTTCGCGAGCAGGCGGCCGTTCTTGCGGAACGCTTTTCCCTGGATGGACAGTTCAACGCCCAGTTCCGTTGTCTGGACGGCGTCCCGGTGGTTCTGGAAATCAACGCCCGCCCCTCCGGCGGCATCCGGTACGCCTTGACGGCAGGGACTCCGTACCCCTATTGGGCTCTCCGTTTGGCGCTGGGTGCGGATCCCGCATCGGTACCCACCCCACGCACCGATTTCTGGGTCGGGGAAGTGCGCGAGGCGGTGGTGTTGGATCGGCTGGCGGAAGTTCCATGA
- a CDS encoding phosphoribosyltransferase domain-containing protein — MSASAREIDLYGGVLSVQVDQSDWALDDLCGFASRNNPKRRFLFVSKVLGKHIPARPSTMARAYGDLADKIRKIGPEGPTVCIALCETATGLGEGVWEALVRGGSEALFLHSTRSTFDSPLAFRFEEAHSHAVDHLLYRPRGHREQEVFDRARSLVLVDDEISTGKTMREIARSFLDHNPHLRRVVVVTLTDWVAPEVWDALWEGFPIEVVRTSLLRGRYSFAPTEGFAAKPSALAAASSEPQAVLMPQGPRFGILAPSEVPSDWLAGFSEPSSETILVLGTGEFHHVPFLFAHALESKGYDVHYQSSTRSPILAGHSIESVLSFQDHHGEGIPNFLYNAIPGQYDRVLACYEVVGALPKSHSLPAMLEADLMRLHPA, encoded by the coding sequence ATGAGCGCTTCTGCCCGGGAGATCGACCTTTACGGAGGCGTCCTTTCCGTGCAGGTGGACCAATCCGATTGGGCCTTGGACGACCTTTGCGGATTCGCCTCCAGGAACAATCCCAAGCGCCGTTTTCTGTTTGTCAGCAAGGTGCTGGGAAAGCATATCCCGGCACGCCCCTCCACGATGGCCCGGGCCTACGGGGATCTTGCGGACAAAATCCGAAAAATCGGACCGGAAGGACCCACCGTGTGCATCGCCCTTTGCGAGACCGCCACCGGACTGGGCGAGGGCGTATGGGAAGCGCTGGTGCGCGGCGGCAGCGAAGCCTTGTTCCTGCATTCCACCCGGAGCACGTTCGATTCGCCACTGGCGTTTCGCTTCGAGGAAGCGCATTCCCACGCCGTGGACCATCTCCTTTACCGTCCCCGGGGACATAGGGAACAGGAAGTGTTCGATCGCGCCCGTTCCCTGGTTCTGGTGGACGACGAGATCTCCACCGGAAAGACCATGCGGGAGATCGCGCGGTCGTTTCTCGACCACAATCCCCATTTGCGACGCGTGGTGGTGGTCACTCTCACCGATTGGGTCGCACCGGAGGTCTGGGATGCCCTTTGGGAAGGATTTCCCATCGAGGTGGTGCGAACGAGCCTCCTGCGCGGACGGTATTCCTTCGCGCCCACCGAAGGCTTCGCGGCCAAGCCGAGCGCGCTTGCGGCGGCTTCCTCCGAGCCTCAGGCGGTCCTGATGCCCCAAGGCCCCCGGTTCGGGATCCTGGCCCCGTCCGAGGTGCCGTCCGACTGGCTGGCTGGCTTTTCCGAACCGAGCTCGGAGACAATTCTTGTCCTGGGGACGGGCGAGTTCCACCATGTCCCGTTCCTGTTCGCCCATGCGCTGGAATCCAAGGGGTACGACGTCCACTACCAATCCAGCACGCGCTCGCCCATCCTGGCGGGCCACTCCATCGAAAGCGTGCTGAGCTTCCAGGACCACCATGGCGAAGGGATCCCCAACTTCCTCTACAACGCCATCCCCGGCCAGTACGATCGGGTTCTGGCCTGCTACGAGGTCGTGGGTGCTCTGCCCAAGTCGCACAGCCTTCCGGCCATGCTGGAGGCGGATCTGATGCGGTTGCACCCGGCATGA